DNA from Halobaculum sp. XH14:
GCGGGTTCGTCGTCGGAGACCGCTTCCTCGTCGGTGGCCGTCTCGGTGCCGTTCGTGTCGTCGGCATCGGTCTCCGTACCGACGGTCTCGTTCGCGTCGGTCTCGTTGCCGACCGTCTCGTCGTCGGTCTCGTTGGCGTCTGCGTCGTCGCCCGCCTCGTCGGCGAGCGTCACCGGCGCGGACACCGTGATCGCTTCACCGTCCTCGGTGTACGGGCCGTCCTCGGTCCCGTTCGTGGAGACGAAGTCGTAGGTCATCTCGCCCGACGGTTCGGCGGTCTCGTTCCCGTCGGTCTCGTTCTCGTCGGTTCCGTCGTCACCGACTTCGGTCGCGTTGTCGGCCATCGCGCCGCTCGTCTCCATGTGAGGCATCGCGATGAGGAGCTGACTCTCGGTCAGTTCGCTCTCGGTGAAGTTCGCGCCGGGGACGTCGTCGTACAGGGTCACCGTGACGTTGTCGTGGTAGCCCGGTTCGAGGTACTCGGACACCCCGACGACGCTGCCGATCGCGTCGCCCTCGAGCAGCGTGGCGTCGTGGATGGTCACGTAGCCGCCCTCGGGGAGGAACGCCGAGTCGACGACCACTTCGGTCCCGTTCGTCTCGTGGGCCGCGAAGCTCACGTCGGCCTCGGTGGTCACCTCGAGGGTGGCGAACATGCTACTGTTCGCGGTCGTGACCCCGTGGATGTAGTCGCCGGTGTCGAAGCCGCCCGTGTCGTACGTCATGCTCACCGTCGTCGACTCGTTCGCCGCGAGCGTCACGGACTGGCGGACGACCACGTCCCGGTCGTTCCCGGCCAGCCTGAACGCGACGTCCTCGGTCACCTCCTCGTCGGTCGGGTTCGTGATCGTCGCGTTCACGTCGACGCTGGCGTTCGGCGTCACCGACGGCGTCGCCTCCAGCGACTCCACGACGAGGCCGGACGCCTCCGTGCCGTCCTCCTGTGCCCCCGCGGTCCAGGCCACGGCGGGCGTCAGCACCGACACGACGACCAGCGCCGCGACGAGCGATACGACTGTGTTCCGCACTGTCATTTCAATGCCTCCATCGCGGCACGTCCTGACGCTTGCTGACGGGATAAACCCCTGAAACCGTTAAGCCTCGAAAGGTATCCTTACGGTTCAGTAAGCACGATTACGGCACTTCAGCAATTGAGAGTTAGTCGACATCGAGCGAGCGAACAGGCCGACCTTTCGCGCGGCCCGAACCCGGATGGCCGACCGTACTCGGTCGCCGGCGTCGGGGTTCCGGGCGCCGTGGGTTCGCCACCGGCCGCGACACGTTCGTCCCGGCGCGGGTCGAGAATCACCCGACTGAAGAAGGGTCGGCCGGATTCGGTTCGGTCGAGGAGTCACGGAGCGACCGTCAGCAGGAACAGCCCGGCGAAGAGGGCCGCCGAGCCGAGCAGCAGCGCCGCGAGCAGCCGCGGGTCGACGCCGAGCCGGCGACCCGCCCGCCGCGTCCGCTCGCGCGAGCGCTTCAGCGCCCGCCGAACGGCGAACCTGACGCGAAAGACGCCGTAGCGAAGCCGCCAGATGACCGACTCGACGCCGTAGGCGACGAGGTGGCTCGCCTCCAGGACGATGTTGTCCTCCGGCTCGCGGTTCCGCCGTCGACGGCGACGCTTGCGTGCGATCTCGCGGTGTGCGCTGGCCCGGCTGGACCGCCTCGACCCGCCGGCCGTCGAGGAGGCGCTCGCGGTCGTCGACCCGGATCCGAGACTCGACCCGCCACCGGAGCCGCCGTTCGTCCCGCTGCCGCCCGTCATCGCGCCGCTGTCGGCCGTGCTCGACCGCGGTCTGGTGTCCGTCTCGCCGGCGCCGCCGGCGCCGTCGCCGGCGGCCGACCCGCCGTCCGCGTCGCCCGCATCGTCGCCATCAGCGTCGGCGTCCCCGTCCTCCGTGATTCGAACCCCGTCCGGGGACGCGGTCTGGGTGCCGGAGTCGCCGCCGGAGCCGTTCGAGGTGGAGTCGTCCACCTCCGCCGAGGGGTCGACCATCTGGAGTTCGGCCTCCAGGTCGGCGCTGATCGTCCGGAAGTCGGGGCGCTCGACGTCCTCCAGCCCCGGCGTCGCGCCGGCGTCAAACGTCTTCTTCCGGCGGAACTGGACCCGGTTGACCTCCTCGTCCCAGTCGGTGACGAGGATCGCCTCGCCGTCGTTCAGCTCCTCGACCATTCCCGCGTACTCGTCGTCGAGGAAGCGCCCGACGACCTTCGTGTCGTTCTCCCAGGTGAGCCGGTGCCAGACGAGCCAGTCACACTGGGTGATGAAGTCCTTGTCGACGGCCGCGGGCCGCTGGGACATCCCACAGAGACCGAGCCCGCGCTTCCGACCGCGCTTTGCCACCTGGAGCAGGATCTCGCCCACCTCGTCGAGCCCGCCCGACTCGGGGAGGTACTCGTGACACTCCTCGACGAGCAGCATGAACGGCTTCTTCGCCTTCTTCTCCCTGACGAACAGCGTCTTGACGACGCCGTGGATCAGGTCACGGGCCTCGTCCACGTCGAGATACTCCGAGACGTCGAGGATGACCGGGACGTTCTCTTCGAGCGCGAGCGTGGCGATGCGCTGGGCGTGGGTGGGCGACACCTGCACGTCACAGAGGTCGCCCGCGCCGACGTGGAGCATCTCGTAGCGCTCCTTCAGCCCGTAGTACTCGCCGTCGGTGTCGATGATGAGCAGCGGGAGGTCGAGTTCGAGCAGCTCCTCGGCGATGACGCTCGCCGTGTTAGACTTGCCGCTCCCGGACTTGCCGGTCACGAACCCGCGGCCGGTGAGGAGTTCGATGACGGGCAGGGTGGTGCCATCATCGGAGATCCTGATCTCGTCCGGGATGCCTGACATCGTTCACACCCACGTGCGCGAGGGGCCGCCATATGCCTTCTGTCGTGAGCCGGGCGCTACCGTCCCGTGACCCGGGCGCCGTGGCGTCGGACGCCCGCGGCTGATGTCCGGCCGCTGTCACCGGCGCGGGAGCCGTCGGTACCTTTTTCGCCCCCAGACGGCTGTGCTCGCACATGTCTTCCAGCAGCTGGTTCGAGGGCCAGCTCAAGCAGATCGTCCTGCTGGTCGCGGTTTCGACGGTCGTGCTGACCGCCGACTTCGTCGGCCTGCTGTCGCTGTTGACCGGACGGGCGACGGAAATCGGCACCGGCATCGGCGGGCGCTTCCCGGCCTACGTGCTCGTGATGGCGGTCGCGTTCGTCGTCACCATCGTCGGGCTGGCACGGTTCGACACGGACGGGCGGACGGTGCTCTCGGCGGCGACGGGCGTGGGCCTCCTGACGCTAGTCACGGGCGCGCTGGCCGGCGAGGGCGTCGTGTACGCCATCGCCTACCCGAGCGAAATCCTGAGTTCACAGCTCCTCTTCTACTTCGTCGCGGCCGGGCTCATCGGGACGGGACTCAGCTTCTGGACGGTCAACTACTGGCGCGACTTCACGCGGGAGGCGCGGACCGCCGGCGCGTGACCGAACTGTCCGACGGCGTGAGCGACGGCGACCGGTCCGAGCGCGACCCGTCCGATGCCGTCGGCCACGGGGACCCATCCGAGTGCGACCCATCCTCTCTCGCCCCTGGGACCATCGCGCCTCACCGGGCCGGCGTCTCGGCGACGTCGGGGTTGAGTTCGCCCGTGTGCCGGTACGTGCCGGCCAGCAGGACGACGCCGCCCAGCAGCGGGATCAGCGCACAGGCCGCGTAGACGGGGACGAACCCGAGCGCCTCCACCGCCGGGAGCGAGACGATGGGACCCAGTCCGCCCCCCACGTCGCCGAGGACGTTGTTCGTCCCCGTCGCGCGGCCCATCCGATCGGTCGGGGTCAGATCAGCCAGCAGCGCCATCAGCGGGCCGCCGACGCCGCCCTGGCCCGCGCCGATGGCGAGACAGGCCACGAGCAGGTCGGCGCGGGTGTCCGCGACCGCGAGCAGCAGGAACCCGCCGCAGGCAAGCAGGAGGAACGTCAGCAGGACCGGGATCCTGGCCTCCAGCCGGTCGCTCACCGTGCCGCCGACGAGCATGAACGCCGACCCGGCGAGCACCGTGGCGGCCATCAGGAACCCCGAGGTGCCCTGGGCCGAGTAGTCGAGGACGGTGATACCACGCTCTCCCAGCAGCAGCACCAGCGTCGCAAAGAGGACGCCGGCGTACGAGAAGTAGAGCCCGAAGTTGACGAGCCCCGCCGTCAGCGCCGGCGTGCTCCGGTCGACGTCCCAGGGCCGCACCGTCGAACTCGACTCGCTCGCGTGGGTCTCCGGGACCGTGAGGAACGCCAGCCCGCCCGACACCAGCGCGAACGCCGCCGCGAGCGCGAACGCGGTCGAGACGCTGTACATGTCGCTCACGACGCCGCCGAGCACCAGCCCCGCCGGGAAGCCGAACGTGATGCCCGCCCGGACGAACCCCATGCTCGTCCCCCGGGAGGACGCCTCGCTCACGTCGGCCGTGATGGTGTAGGCCGTCGCGAACACGAGCGCGCTGCCGAGTCCCCACGCGACCCGCGCGAGGAGGAACCAGACCTCCGGGAGTGAGGAGGCCAGCGCGACGTTGTAGCCCAGCGTCGCCACGCCCTCGACCACGAGGCCGACGATGAACGGCCGGCGGGTGCCGACCCGGTCGACGAGCGCCCCCGCGGGCGCGTTCGCGACCATCCTGACGAACCGGTTCGCGCTCAGGATGAGGCCGACCAGGAACGGGGAGATGCCGAGCACCGCCCCGAGGTTCGGCAGGATGGGGAACACGACGCCGCCGCCGAAGCCGACGAAGAACGTGCAGGCGATGACCGCGAGGATCACCGCACGGGGGCGAACGTCGCCCACTCAGGACCACCCGTCGAACCCGCGGCTGCGCGGGGCGAGCGAACCGACACGCCGACGGGAGGAGCCCGGAATCACACTGGCCGAGTAGTCAGTTCCGCCGTATCAGTCGTTCGGTCCCAGCAGTCCGGGCCGGAACGTCGAACGCCGGGGACGCCGCGACCCGCGGTCCGGAACTTACTCCGGGCCGTCGGTCGGCGTCCCGCTCGGCGCGTCTGTGGGCGTGGCCTCGGGCGTGTCGGTCGCACCCGTCGTCGGAGAGTCAGTCGGCTCCTCCGTCGGCGTCCCCGCCGTAGCGACGCAGTCGGCGGCGTTCACGACGTTGAAGCTCACGTCGCCCCCGTCGGCGGAGATTCGGACGTTCTCGATGGCCTTTCCCTCGTTCTCGCCCGTCCCGGCGAACGTCACCGGGGCGGCGTACGCCGGGTCGCCGCCGCGCTCGCCGACCCGCCGTTCGGACCCGTCGGCGAACGCCAGATCGGCGAACTGGAACGTCCGGGGGAGCGAGCCGAACTCCGCGGCGCCGACCGTGACCTCGGTGCAGTCGTCGCTGAACCGCGTCGCGTGCTCGCCCGGGCCACAGGGGGAGTTCGGGTTCCGGACGACGACCTCGTTGGGTGTGTCGAAGCTGAGCCGGTCGAGGACCCGACCCGGGGAGACGACGCGCAGTTCGTTCCCGAACCCGCCGTCGTACCCCTTGGTGGTCCCGTCGGCGAAGTAGGCGTTGACGTCGACGTTCACGTCGGTCGGATGTGACAGCGTCGCGGCCTCACAGCCGAACTCGACGTCCACGCACCCCCGGCGGTCGTGGGTCGCGCTCGCCCGCGCGTCGCCGTCGAGCACGACGACCTCCCGAATCCAGCCGTGGTACGCTCCGAACGTCTCGGCGTCCTCGTCCGTCTGCCCGCTGCCGGCGAAGCCGAACACCCGCTCTCCGGCGTAGTCACCGCTGAACGTGGGGACGGATCCGTCACTCATCTCCAGGCGGACCTCGTCGTACGACTCGGCCTCGACGGTCGCGTAGTAGCAGGACGGATCGATCCACGCGTCCAGTTGCCGGGCGGTCTCCTCCTCGTCTTGCTCGCTGTCCGTCTCGTCGGCGTCGGTTCCGTCCTCCCCGGTCCCGCCGTCGTCGCCGACGCGCTCGCCGGCGAGCAGCCGGTCGGTGACGTCCCGGCCGTTCAGGAGGAGGGTGAACGGGGGCGCACCGTCCGCCTTGTGCTCGAACTCGATGATCGGACCGTACAGGTAGAAGGCGTCACCGTCGCCGTCGCCCGTCGCGCCGAGCACGCCCCACGCGCCGTCGCGGAAGCGGTCGACGTCGTCCTCGACCTCGGCCGAGTTCCCGCCGCGGTCGAACGCCTTGGTGATCCGACCGTCGGCCACGACCTCGTACTCCAGCGTCCCCCCGCCGCCCGTCCTGACCTCGAACAGGTCCCGGCCGAGTTCCGCGTCCGGAGTGTCGAACGAGGTCACCCGGTCGGTCACGTCACGACCGTCGAGCAGGACCTCGAAGGCCGGCGCGGCCCCGTCGTTGTACTCGAAGTCGACGACGCTCCCGGAGAGCCGGTAGGCGTCGCCCTCCCCGTTGCCGCTCTCGCCGGCGACGGCGACCAGGCCCGAGCGGCGCTCGTCCAGGTCGTCGTTCCGGAGTTCGGCGGCGGCATCGCCCCCGAACGCC
Protein-coding regions in this window:
- a CDS encoding DUF7282 domain-containing protein translates to MTVRNTVVSLVAALVVVSVLTPAVAWTAGAQEDGTEASGLVVESLEATPSVTPNASVDVNATITNPTDEEVTEDVAFRLAGNDRDVVVRQSVTLAANESTTVSMTYDTGGFDTGDYIHGVTTANSSMFATLEVTTEADVSFAAHETNGTEVVVDSAFLPEGGYVTIHDATLLEGDAIGSVVGVSEYLEPGYHDNVTVTLYDDVPGANFTESELTESQLLIAMPHMETSGAMADNATEVGDDGTDENETDGNETAEPSGEMTYDFVSTNGTEDGPYTEDGEAITVSAPVTLADEAGDDADANETDDETVGNETDANETVGTETDADDTNGTETATDEEAVSDDEPADDETVGTETAENETVGTENGTETVGTDTADNETVGNETSVTETAEDDSPLLGPLWRN
- a CDS encoding ATP-binding protein, whose translation is MSGIPDEIRISDDGTTLPVIELLTGRGFVTGKSGSGKSNTASVIAEELLELDLPLLIIDTDGEYYGLKERYEMLHVGAGDLCDVQVSPTHAQRIATLALEENVPVILDVSEYLDVDEARDLIHGVVKTLFVREKKAKKPFMLLVEECHEYLPESGGLDEVGEILLQVAKRGRKRGLGLCGMSQRPAAVDKDFITQCDWLVWHRLTWENDTKVVGRFLDDEYAGMVEELNDGEAILVTDWDEEVNRVQFRRKKTFDAGATPGLEDVERPDFRTISADLEAELQMVDPSAEVDDSTSNGSGGDSGTQTASPDGVRITEDGDADADGDDAGDADGGSAAGDGAGGAGETDTRPRSSTADSGAMTGGSGTNGGSGGGSSLGSGSTTASASSTAGGSRRSSRASAHREIARKRRRRRRNREPEDNIVLEASHLVAYGVESVIWRLRYGVFRVRFAVRRALKRSRERTRRAGRRLGVDPRLLAALLLGSAALFAGLFLLTVAP
- a CDS encoding MFS transporter, with the protein product MGDVRPRAVILAVIACTFFVGFGGGVVFPILPNLGAVLGISPFLVGLILSANRFVRMVANAPAGALVDRVGTRRPFIVGLVVEGVATLGYNVALASSLPEVWFLLARVAWGLGSALVFATAYTITADVSEASSRGTSMGFVRAGITFGFPAGLVLGGVVSDMYSVSTAFALAAAFALVSGGLAFLTVPETHASESSSTVRPWDVDRSTPALTAGLVNFGLYFSYAGVLFATLVLLLGERGITVLDYSAQGTSGFLMAATVLAGSAFMLVGGTVSDRLEARIPVLLTFLLLACGGFLLLAVADTRADLLVACLAIGAGQGGVGGPLMALLADLTPTDRMGRATGTNNVLGDVGGGLGPIVSLPAVEALGFVPVYAACALIPLLGGVVLLAGTYRHTGELNPDVAETPAR
- a CDS encoding PT domain-containing protein, which encodes MYPFDMSRREFLGAAAIGGASVGIGDEPLRERAATTAARRPRGEWLQVGEDALLEIVTAAEGALFYEFTVEGTVSKAFGGDAAAELRNDDLDERRSGLVAVAGESGNGEGDAYRLSGSVVDFEYNDGAAPAFEVLLDGRDVTDRVTSFDTPDAELGRDLFEVRTGGGGTLEYEVVADGRITKAFDRGGNSAEVEDDVDRFRDGAWGVLGATGDGDGDAFYLYGPIIEFEHKADGAPPFTLLLNGRDVTDRLLAGERVGDDGGTGEDGTDADETDSEQDEEETARQLDAWIDPSCYYATVEAESYDEVRLEMSDGSVPTFSGDYAGERVFGFAGSGQTDEDAETFGAYHGWIREVVVLDGDARASATHDRRGCVDVEFGCEAATLSHPTDVNVDVNAYFADGTTKGYDGGFGNELRVVSPGRVLDRLSFDTPNEVVVRNPNSPCGPGEHATRFSDDCTEVTVGAAEFGSLPRTFQFADLAFADGSERRVGERGGDPAYAAPVTFAGTGENEGKAIENVRISADGGDVSFNVVNAADCVATAGTPTEEPTDSPTTGATDTPEATPTDAPSGTPTDGPE